The proteins below come from a single Plantactinospora sp. KBS50 genomic window:
- a CDS encoding DUF58 domain-containing protein, with the protein MGRAVLLTGLLLLGAVLLGRVDLVVLAAPFALGTAYALRRRPTAVPRLAVATGDPILVEDGPVAATVTVGAPGPVGYDLALVRTGVSPWLEMQRCGFATDREPPAGSADRPFITTVPPDAAVDLELSGRTRRWGRHRIGPAGTRAVACDGLLASRPVFAGGERVRVYPATDPFEAVEAMPRAAGLVGGHRSRRPGEGGELAGVRVFTPGDRLRRVDWRVSLRARQLHVAATLSDRDAEVVLLLDVLAEAGRSGGAGGRASVLDTTVRAAAGIAEHYLHRGDRVALLEYGLNARWLRPATGRRQYLTVLEWLLDVEPDEFEHEPFDHVFGPHLLSADALVVVLTPLLDDRSAEMLARLARAGRFVVAVDTLPAAAPGDRSSVAQLAHRLWRLDRENIVGQLRDHGVPVVTWAGSGSLDLVLRDVARLATAPRVGR; encoded by the coding sequence CTGGGCCGGGCGGTGCTGCTCACCGGCCTGCTGCTGCTCGGCGCCGTGCTGCTCGGCCGGGTCGACCTGGTGGTGCTGGCCGCGCCGTTCGCGCTGGGCACCGCGTACGCGCTGCGCCGGCGCCCGACCGCGGTGCCGCGGCTGGCCGTCGCCACCGGCGATCCCATCCTGGTGGAGGACGGGCCGGTCGCCGCCACCGTGACGGTCGGCGCACCCGGCCCCGTCGGCTACGACCTGGCGTTGGTGCGGACCGGGGTCTCGCCGTGGCTGGAGATGCAGCGGTGCGGGTTCGCGACCGACCGGGAGCCGCCGGCCGGGTCGGCGGACCGCCCGTTCATCACCACCGTGCCGCCGGACGCCGCCGTGGACCTGGAGCTTTCCGGCCGGACCCGGCGGTGGGGCCGGCACCGGATCGGTCCGGCCGGCACCCGGGCGGTGGCCTGCGACGGCCTGCTGGCCAGCCGGCCGGTGTTCGCCGGCGGCGAGCGGGTCCGGGTCTATCCGGCGACCGACCCGTTCGAGGCGGTCGAGGCCATGCCGCGGGCGGCCGGCCTGGTCGGTGGCCACCGCTCGCGGCGGCCCGGCGAGGGCGGCGAGCTGGCCGGGGTACGGGTGTTCACCCCGGGCGACCGGCTGCGCCGGGTGGACTGGCGGGTCTCCCTGCGGGCCCGGCAACTGCACGTGGCGGCCACGCTCTCCGACCGGGACGCCGAGGTGGTGCTGCTGCTCGACGTGCTGGCCGAGGCGGGCCGCTCGGGCGGGGCCGGCGGCCGGGCCTCGGTGCTGGACACCACGGTCCGGGCCGCGGCCGGGATCGCGGAACACTACCTGCACCGCGGCGACCGGGTGGCGCTGCTGGAGTACGGCCTCAACGCCCGCTGGCTGCGGCCGGCCACCGGCCGGCGGCAGTACCTCACGGTGCTGGAGTGGCTGCTGGACGTCGAGCCCGATGAGTTCGAGCACGAGCCGTTCGACCACGTCTTCGGGCCGCACCTGCTCTCCGCCGACGCGCTCGTGGTGGTGCTGACGCCGCTGCTGGACGACCGGTCGGCCGAGATGCTGGCCCGGCTCGCCCGCGCCGGCCGGTTCGTGGTCGCCGTGGACACCCTGCCGGCCGCCGCGCCCGGCGACCGGTCCAGCGTGGCGCAGTTGGCCCACCGGCTGTGGCGGCTGGACCGGGAGAACATCGTGGGCCAACTCCGCGACCACGGCGTACCCGTGGTGACCTGGGCCGGTTCGGGCAGCCTGGACCTGGTGCTCCGGGACGTCGCCCGGCTCGCCACGGCACCCCGGGTGGGCCGATGA
- a CDS encoding NAD(P)/FAD-dependent oxidoreductase, whose translation MKQRILVVGAGHVGLYAALRLSRKLGAGEAEVTVVDPQPHMTYQPFLPEAAAGNISPRHSVVPLRRELPRCTVLAGAVTRIEHARRTATVQPIIGPPREIGYDQIVVSPGSVSRTLPIPGLHEYGIGFKTIGEAIYLRNHVLDRLDVAAATTDPEIRRCALTFLFVGGGYAGIEALAEMEDMARDALRYYPELKPSDMRWVLVEATQRVLPEVDPDMGAYTVRQLLRRNMDIRLDTRLESCLGGHVRLSDGDSFRTDTIVWTAGVKPSPMLARTDLPRDERGRLTCLPTLQVVDGDRVVEGAWSAGDCAAVPDLTGPPGTYCSPSAQHAVRQAARLADNLRAVIRGRVPKEYRHRHAGSVASLGLHKGVAQVYGIKLTGFPAWVMHRTYHMGRIPSVNRRVRVVVDWTLAFFLKREVVALGQLHDPREEFAEATPPVEPRHPADTPA comes from the coding sequence GTGAAGCAGCGCATCCTCGTCGTCGGTGCCGGGCACGTCGGGCTCTACGCCGCGCTCCGGCTGTCCCGCAAGCTGGGCGCCGGCGAGGCCGAGGTCACCGTGGTCGACCCGCAGCCGCACATGACGTACCAGCCGTTCCTGCCGGAGGCCGCGGCCGGCAACATCTCGCCCCGGCACTCGGTGGTGCCGCTGCGGCGTGAGCTGCCGCGCTGCACCGTGCTGGCCGGCGCGGTGACCCGGATCGAGCACGCCCGGCGGACCGCCACCGTGCAGCCGATCATCGGCCCACCCCGCGAGATCGGGTACGACCAGATCGTGGTGTCCCCGGGTTCGGTGTCCCGGACCCTGCCGATCCCCGGGCTGCACGAGTACGGCATCGGCTTCAAGACCATCGGCGAGGCGATCTACCTGCGCAACCACGTGCTCGACCGGCTGGACGTGGCGGCGGCCACCACCGACCCGGAGATCCGCCGCTGCGCGCTCACCTTCCTGTTCGTCGGCGGCGGGTACGCCGGGATCGAGGCGCTGGCCGAGATGGAGGACATGGCCCGGGACGCCCTGCGGTACTACCCGGAGCTGAAGCCCTCGGACATGCGCTGGGTGCTGGTCGAGGCGACCCAGCGGGTGCTGCCGGAGGTGGACCCCGACATGGGCGCCTACACCGTGCGGCAACTGCTCCGGCGCAACATGGACATCCGGCTGGACACCCGGCTGGAGTCCTGCCTGGGCGGCCACGTGCGGCTCTCCGACGGGGACAGCTTCCGGACCGACACGATCGTCTGGACCGCCGGGGTGAAGCCGTCGCCGATGCTGGCGCGGACCGACCTGCCGCGGGACGAGCGGGGCCGGCTCACCTGCCTGCCGACGTTGCAGGTGGTCGACGGCGACCGGGTGGTGGAGGGGGCGTGGAGCGCCGGGGACTGCGCCGCGGTGCCGGACCTGACCGGGCCGCCCGGCACGTACTGCTCGCCCAGCGCGCAGCACGCGGTCCGGCAGGCCGCGCGGCTGGCCGACAACCTCCGCGCGGTGATCCGGGGGCGGGTCCCGAAGGAGTACCGGCACCGGCACGCCGGCAGCGTCGCCAGCCTGGGACTGCACAAGGGCGTGGCCCAGGTGTACGGCATCAAGCTGACCGGCTTTCCCGCCTGGGTGATGCACCGGACGTACCACATGGGCCGGATCCCGTCGGTCAACCGCCGGGTGCGGGTGGTGGTCGACTGGACGCTGGCGTTCTTCCTGAAGCGCGAGGTGGTCGCGCTCGGCCAACTGCACGACCCGCGGGAGGAGTTCGCCGAGGCGACGCCGCCGGTGGAGCCGCGGCACCCCGCCGACACGCCGGCGTAG
- a CDS encoding Bax inhibitor-1/YccA family protein, protein MKTTNPVLARFGQNAVQERSTGYAPGAGYQQPAYGQGYPGAGHPETAGYPGPAYPASPVGARTMTIDDVVVKTVTLLALLAASAAAAWVLVPDALLGAAWIGAAIIGLVLGLIVSFSRVANPALVVAYAVVEGVFVGMVSKFFTSVLGYQGIVLQAVVATFAVFFAMAMLYKARVVRATPRFTRIVIAAMGGLFVAMLLNFVLALFGVDTGLRSGGPIAIGFSLVCIVVAALSFVLNFAQIEEGIRAGLPERYSWTAAFGILVGLVWLYLEVLRLLSYFQGDD, encoded by the coding sequence GTGAAGACCACCAACCCGGTGCTCGCCCGGTTCGGCCAGAATGCCGTCCAGGAGCGGAGCACCGGGTACGCACCCGGCGCCGGATACCAGCAGCCGGCGTACGGGCAGGGCTATCCGGGCGCCGGCCACCCCGAGACCGCCGGCTACCCCGGCCCCGCGTACCCGGCCTCACCCGTCGGCGCGCGGACGATGACGATCGACGACGTCGTCGTCAAGACCGTCACCCTGCTCGCCCTGCTGGCCGCCTCGGCCGCCGCCGCCTGGGTGCTCGTCCCGGACGCGCTGCTGGGTGCCGCCTGGATCGGCGCCGCGATCATCGGGCTGGTGCTCGGCCTGATCGTCTCGTTCTCCCGGGTCGCGAACCCGGCGCTGGTCGTCGCGTACGCGGTCGTCGAGGGCGTCTTCGTCGGCATGGTGAGCAAGTTCTTCACCTCCGTGCTCGGCTACCAGGGGATCGTCCTGCAGGCCGTGGTGGCGACCTTCGCGGTCTTCTTCGCCATGGCGATGCTCTACAAGGCCCGGGTCGTGCGGGCCACCCCGCGGTTCACCCGGATCGTCATCGCGGCGATGGGCGGCCTGTTCGTGGCCATGCTGCTCAACTTCGTGCTGGCGCTGTTCGGGGTGGACACCGGGCTGCGCAGCGGCGGCCCGATCGCCATCGGGTTCAGCCTGGTCTGCATCGTGGTGGCGGCGCTGAGCTTCGTGCTCAACTTCGCCCAGATCGAGGAGGGCATCCGGGCGGGGCTGCCCGAGCGCTACTCGTGGACCGCCGCCTTCGGCATCCTGGTCGGGCTCGTCTGGCTCTACCTTGAGGTGCTGCGGCTGCTCAGCTACTTCCAGGGCGACGACTGA
- a CDS encoding acetyl-CoA C-acetyltransferase — translation MPTDPSRTAVIVATARSPIGRAHKGSLRELRPDDLAASVVRAALDKVPQLDATTIDDLYLGCGLPGGEQGFNMARVVATLLGLDGLPGATLTRYCASSLQTTRMAFHAIAAGEGDVFVSAGVEAVSRYARGNSDGLPPEAQALVGGGWENPRFASARERSAARAAGGTATWTDPRADGDLPDVYLAMGQTAENLAQVYDVSRAEMDEFGVRSQNLAEKAIADGFWAREITPVSTPSGAVVSTDDGPRAGVTLEGVAGLKPVFRPDGRITAGNCCPLNDGAAAVVVMSEQRARDLGITPLARIVSTGVTALSPEIMGLGPVEASRQALARAGMSIDDVDLVEINEAFAAQVIPSYRQLGIPLEKLNVMGGAIAVGHPFGMTGARITGTLLNALDWHDRTVGLETMCVGGGQGMAMVLERLS, via the coding sequence ATGCCGACCGACCCGTCCCGGACCGCCGTCATCGTCGCCACCGCCCGCTCGCCGATCGGGCGCGCCCACAAGGGCTCGCTGCGGGAGCTGCGGCCGGACGACCTCGCCGCCAGCGTCGTACGCGCCGCCCTGGACAAGGTGCCGCAGCTGGACGCGACCACCATCGACGACCTGTACCTGGGCTGCGGGCTGCCCGGCGGGGAACAGGGCTTCAACATGGCCCGGGTGGTCGCCACGCTGCTCGGCCTGGACGGCCTGCCCGGCGCCACGCTGACCCGCTACTGCGCCTCGTCGTTGCAGACCACCCGGATGGCGTTCCACGCCATCGCGGCCGGCGAGGGCGACGTCTTCGTCTCCGCCGGGGTGGAGGCCGTCTCCCGGTACGCCCGGGGCAACTCCGACGGCCTGCCGCCGGAGGCGCAGGCGCTGGTCGGTGGCGGGTGGGAGAACCCGCGGTTCGCGTCGGCCCGCGAGCGGTCCGCGGCCCGGGCCGCCGGCGGCACCGCCACCTGGACCGACCCGCGGGCCGACGGCGACCTGCCCGACGTCTACCTCGCGATGGGCCAGACCGCGGAGAACCTGGCCCAGGTGTACGACGTGAGCCGCGCCGAGATGGACGAGTTCGGGGTACGCAGCCAGAACCTCGCCGAGAAGGCCATCGCCGACGGCTTCTGGGCCCGGGAGATCACCCCGGTCAGCACCCCGTCGGGCGCCGTGGTGAGCACCGACGACGGCCCCCGCGCGGGGGTGACCCTGGAGGGCGTCGCCGGCCTCAAGCCGGTGTTCCGCCCCGACGGCCGGATCACCGCCGGCAACTGCTGCCCGCTGAACGACGGGGCCGCCGCGGTGGTCGTGATGAGCGAGCAGCGCGCCCGGGACCTCGGCATCACCCCGCTGGCCCGGATCGTCTCCACCGGGGTCACCGCGCTGTCGCCGGAGATCATGGGCCTCGGCCCGGTCGAGGCGTCCCGGCAGGCGCTGGCCCGCGCCGGGATGAGCATCGACGACGTGGACCTCGTGGAGATCAACGAGGCGTTCGCGGCGCAGGTCATCCCGTCGTACCGGCAGCTCGGAATCCCGCTGGAGAAGCTGAACGTGATGGGCGGGGCGATCGCCGTCGGCCACCCGTTCGGGATGACCGGCGCGCGGATCACCGGCACCCTGCTCAACGCCCTGGACTGGCACGACCGGACGGTCGGGCTGGAGACCATGTGCGTGGGCGGCGGTCAGGGCATGGCCATGGTGCTGGAACGGCTGAGCTGA
- a CDS encoding SGNH/GDSL hydrolase family protein, whose translation MTGSALGTIAARLGRATIMTLLAGAVGGTAVLAGEAVLAGTRRYAQPDPRLALRCSVGPTGAPPLRLVLLGDSAALGVGVDRVEDTVGGQLARLLAEGSGRAGAGRRLVQLSSVGVVGSRSTDLATQVARALLGPKPDVAVILVGAADAAGLRRPVESAGYLHAAVRRLRIARVEVVVGTCPDLGAVRAIAPPLRQLAGWFGRRTAAAQADAVRAGGGTVVDLAAVAGPVFRADAGTLCHDGYHPSADGYRVWAHALLPAVAEAAAVASRS comes from the coding sequence ATGACCGGCTCCGCCCTCGGGACCATCGCCGCCCGGCTCGGCCGGGCGACGATCATGACGTTGCTCGCCGGCGCGGTCGGCGGCACGGCCGTGCTGGCCGGTGAGGCCGTGCTGGCCGGCACCCGCCGGTACGCGCAGCCGGACCCGCGGCTGGCGCTGCGCTGCTCGGTGGGTCCGACCGGCGCTCCCCCGCTGCGCCTGGTGCTGCTGGGCGACTCGGCCGCGCTGGGCGTGGGGGTCGACCGGGTGGAGGACACGGTCGGCGGACAGCTCGCCCGGCTGCTCGCCGAGGGCTCCGGCCGGGCCGGCGCGGGCCGGCGCCTGGTGCAGTTGTCCAGCGTCGGCGTGGTGGGCTCCCGCTCGACCGATCTGGCCACCCAGGTGGCCCGGGCGCTGCTGGGTCCGAAACCGGACGTGGCGGTGATCCTCGTGGGGGCGGCCGACGCCGCCGGCCTGCGCCGCCCGGTCGAGTCCGCCGGCTACCTGCACGCCGCCGTCCGCCGGTTGCGCATCGCCCGGGTCGAGGTGGTGGTCGGCACCTGTCCGGACCTCGGCGCCGTCCGGGCCATCGCGCCGCCGCTGCGGCAGCTCGCCGGGTGGTTCGGCCGGCGTACGGCGGCGGCGCAGGCCGACGCGGTACGCGCCGGCGGCGGCACCGTGGTCGATCTTGCGGCCGTGGCCGGGCCGGTCTTCCGGGCGGACGCGGGCACCCTCTGCCACGACGGCTACCACCCCTCGGCCGACGGTTACCGGGTGTGGGCGCACGCGTTGCTGCCGGCCGTGGCCGAGGCCGCCGCCGTGGCCAGCCGCAGCTAG
- a CDS encoding SGNH/GDSL hydrolase family protein, which translates to MGQAAAVSGGVAPWALVRRAAKLVVFGAGATAVTVLTASGVLIGQARQARRVIPQAQEPPPRGDGVYGARFPGPPLTLVVLGDSSAAGYGVHRPRETPGALLATGISRRLHRPVRLHRFAVVGALSAGLVPQVDAALEHRPDLAVILVGGNDVTNRTPLPVAVGHLVTAVRTLRDAGAEVVVGTCPDLGAIQPIKPPLRWLARRWSRQLAAAQTVAVVEAGGWTVSLGDLLGPRFAAEPTRMFAWDHFHPSAEGYAIAAAALLPTALSALAGAGGVPAGPQDRGGVRSLPAAAQVAARHAGTEVSAARLGGRDRGPAGRWARLRRRRPSFWRARGAAVASPVEEGVT; encoded by the coding sequence ATGGGTCAGGCCGCGGCGGTATCCGGGGGCGTCGCGCCGTGGGCGCTGGTGCGGCGGGCGGCCAAGCTGGTGGTCTTCGGGGCCGGGGCGACCGCGGTGACGGTGCTCACGGCCTCCGGTGTGCTGATCGGGCAGGCCCGGCAGGCGCGCCGGGTGATCCCGCAGGCGCAGGAGCCGCCGCCGCGCGGCGACGGGGTGTACGGCGCCCGGTTCCCCGGCCCGCCCCTGACGCTCGTGGTCCTCGGGGACTCGTCGGCCGCCGGATACGGCGTACACCGCCCCCGGGAGACGCCCGGCGCCCTGCTGGCCACCGGCATCTCCCGCCGGCTGCACCGGCCGGTCCGGCTGCACCGGTTCGCGGTGGTGGGCGCGCTCTCGGCCGGCCTGGTCCCGCAGGTCGACGCCGCGCTGGAGCATCGGCCCGATCTCGCGGTGATCCTCGTCGGCGGCAACGACGTGACCAACCGGACCCCGCTGCCGGTCGCGGTCGGGCACCTGGTGACCGCCGTGCGGACGCTGCGCGACGCCGGCGCCGAGGTGGTCGTGGGCACCTGCCCCGACCTGGGCGCCATCCAGCCGATCAAGCCGCCGCTGCGCTGGCTGGCCCGCCGCTGGAGCCGGCAGTTGGCCGCCGCGCAGACGGTGGCGGTGGTGGAGGCCGGCGGCTGGACGGTCTCGCTCGGAGACCTGCTCGGGCCGCGGTTCGCCGCCGAGCCGACCCGGATGTTCGCCTGGGACCACTTCCACCCGTCCGCCGAGGGGTACGCCATCGCCGCCGCCGCGCTGCTGCCCACGGCGCTGTCGGCGCTGGCCGGCGCCGGCGGTGTTCCGGCTGGTCCGCAGGACCGGGGTGGCGTACGGTCGCTTCCGGCGGCGGCTCAGGTCGCCGCCCGGCACGCCGGGACCGAGGTCAGCGCGGCCCGGCTCGGCGGCCGGGACCGGGGGCCGGCCGGCCGGTGGGCGCGGCTGCGGCGTCGCCGCCCGAGCTTCTGGCGTGCCCGGGGTGCCGCCGTTGCGTCGCCCGTTGAGGAGGGTGTGACATGA
- a CDS encoding YkvA family protein: MAKTLKRAAAFTALARALTAGARGGPSLGTRLAALPRMVRATSRGEYDGGLRIAMIAAATAYVVSPIDLVPEAFLMVLGLVDDAVMVTWLAGAVLSETERFLAWEAHRAAVIPGHAVH, from the coding sequence ATGGCCAAGACTCTCAAGCGCGCGGCGGCTTTCACGGCCCTGGCCCGGGCGCTGACCGCCGGGGCTCGCGGTGGCCCGTCCCTGGGCACCCGGCTGGCGGCGCTGCCGCGGATGGTCCGGGCGACGAGCCGCGGCGAGTACGACGGCGGCCTGCGGATCGCGATGATCGCCGCGGCCACGGCGTACGTGGTGTCGCCCATCGACCTGGTCCCCGAGGCGTTCCTCATGGTGCTCGGGCTGGTCGACGACGCCGTCATGGTCACCTGGCTGGCCGGCGCCGTGCTGTCGGAGACCGAGCGCTTCCTGGCCTGGGAGGCCCACCGGGCGGCCGTCATCCCCGGGCACGCCGTGCACTGA
- a CDS encoding cystathionine beta-synthase, translating to MRYYDNVVEMIGNTPLVRLRNVTEGIQATVLAKVEYLNPGGSVKDRIALRMVEDAEAAGILRPGGTIVEPTSGNTGVGLALVAQLRGYRCVFVCPDKVSQDKQDVLRAYGAEVVVCPTAVAPEDPRSYYNVSDRLAREIPGAWKPDQYANPANPRSHYETTGPEVWDQTAGRITHFVAGVGTGGTVTGIGRYLKEVSEDAVRVVGADPEGSVYSGGTGRPYLVEGVGEDFWPETYDRKICDEIVEVSDKDSFDMTRRLAREEGLLVGGSCGMATVAALEVARRAGPDDVVVVLLPDSGKGYLSKIFNDDWMARYGFLATGGSEATVAEALAKKPGGLPELVHVHPTETVRDAIDYMREYGVSQLPVLKAEPPVVTGEVAGSIAERDLLDALFTGQAHLHDTIERHMGDPLPMIGGGQPVSEAVDLLEKSDAALVLVDGKPKGVLTRQDLLAHLGAR from the coding sequence GTGCGGTACTACGACAATGTGGTCGAGATGATCGGCAACACCCCGCTGGTGCGGCTGCGCAACGTCACCGAGGGCATCCAGGCCACCGTCCTGGCCAAGGTGGAATACCTCAACCCGGGCGGTTCGGTGAAGGACCGGATCGCGCTGCGGATGGTGGAGGACGCGGAGGCGGCCGGGATTCTCCGGCCGGGCGGCACGATCGTCGAACCGACCAGCGGTAACACGGGCGTCGGGCTGGCCCTGGTGGCCCAGCTACGCGGCTACCGGTGCGTGTTCGTCTGCCCGGACAAGGTCAGCCAGGACAAGCAGGACGTGCTTCGGGCCTACGGCGCCGAGGTCGTGGTCTGCCCCACGGCCGTCGCCCCGGAGGACCCGCGCTCCTACTACAACGTGTCGGACCGGTTGGCCCGGGAGATCCCCGGCGCCTGGAAGCCCGACCAGTACGCGAACCCGGCCAACCCGCGCTCGCACTACGAGACCACCGGCCCCGAGGTGTGGGACCAGACGGCCGGCCGGATCACCCACTTCGTCGCGGGGGTCGGCACCGGCGGCACCGTGACCGGCATCGGCCGGTACCTCAAGGAGGTGTCCGAGGACGCCGTGCGGGTGGTCGGCGCGGACCCGGAGGGCTCGGTCTACTCGGGCGGCACCGGCCGGCCGTACCTCGTCGAGGGGGTGGGCGAGGACTTCTGGCCGGAGACGTACGACCGGAAGATCTGCGACGAGATCGTGGAGGTGTCGGACAAGGACTCGTTCGACATGACCCGGCGGCTGGCCCGCGAGGAAGGGCTGCTGGTCGGTGGCTCCTGCGGGATGGCCACGGTGGCGGCGCTGGAGGTGGCCCGCCGGGCCGGACCGGACGACGTGGTGGTGGTCCTGCTGCCGGACAGCGGCAAGGGCTACCTGTCCAAGATCTTCAACGACGACTGGATGGCCCGGTACGGCTTCCTGGCCACCGGCGGCAGTGAGGCGACCGTGGCCGAGGCGCTGGCCAAGAAGCCGGGCGGGTTGCCGGAACTGGTGCACGTGCACCCGACGGAGACGGTCCGGGACGCCATCGACTACATGCGCGAGTACGGCGTCTCGCAGCTGCCGGTGCTCAAGGCCGAGCCGCCGGTGGTGACGGGCGAGGTGGCCGGGTCGATCGCCGAGCGGGACCTGCTCGACGCCCTGTTCACCGGCCAGGCACACCTGCACGACACGATCGAACGGCACATGGGCGACCCGCTGCCGATGATCGGCGGCGGCCAGCCGGTGAGCGAGGCGGTCGACCTGCTGGAGAAGTCGGACGCCGCGCTGGTGCTCGTCGACGGCAAGCCCAAGGGCGTACTGACCCGCCAGGACCTGCTGGCCCACCTCGGCGCCCGGTAG
- a CDS encoding GNAT family N-acetyltransferase has product MIITLRPARRTDLMTVGALHHRSRVAAYSGFLAADDLARPTPRALGRYWEQRWLYERADHRLTVVEHGGRVIGFSYVGPDEPEEDPKGGLLNAIHLDPRWLGRGVGRQLMIDALATLVDLGYARARLWVLRDNAVARRFYERGGWSCDGVERTDMIGTAATPQLRYSRELV; this is encoded by the coding sequence ATGATCATCACATTGCGTCCTGCCCGGCGGACCGATTTGATGACGGTGGGTGCCCTGCACCACCGCTCCCGGGTGGCCGCCTACTCGGGATTCCTGGCCGCCGACGATCTTGCCCGGCCGACCCCGCGCGCCCTGGGCCGCTACTGGGAACAGCGGTGGCTGTACGAGCGCGCGGACCACCGGCTCACGGTCGTCGAGCACGGCGGGCGCGTCATCGGCTTCAGCTACGTCGGCCCGGACGAGCCGGAGGAGGATCCGAAGGGCGGTCTGCTGAACGCGATCCACCTGGATCCGCGCTGGCTGGGCCGGGGCGTGGGCCGGCAACTGATGATCGACGCGTTGGCCACGCTCGTCGACCTGGGCTACGCCCGGGCGAGGCTCTGGGTGCTGCGGGACAACGCGGTGGCCCGCCGGTTCTACGAACGCGGCGGGTGGAGCTGCGACGGGGTCGAGCGGACCGACATGATCGGCACGGCGGCCACGCCGCAGCTCCGGTACTCCCGCGAGCTGGTCTGA
- a CDS encoding ribonuclease Z has protein sequence MSRELVVLGTASQVPTRHRNHNGYLLRWDGEGILFDPGEGTQRQMLLAGVSATDVTRICVTHFHGDHCLGLPGVIQRLSLDRVPHPVAAHFPASGADYFAALRHASSFYETADLRPEPVDGDVQVIGTPVGRLEARRLRHPVEAYGYRLVEPDTRRLLPDRLAAYGLAGPAVGELKAAGHLDLGGRRVTLAEVSVSRPGQVFAFVMDTGLCDNVYALAEGADLLVIESTFRTADAKLANDYGHLTAAQAARVAAESGVRRLVLTHFSQRYPDVRGFLDEARAEFPGDVSVAEDLSRFPLPSRRVRSAG, from the coding sequence ATGTCCCGCGAGCTGGTGGTGCTCGGCACGGCGAGCCAGGTACCGACCCGGCATCGCAACCACAACGGTTACCTGCTGCGCTGGGACGGCGAGGGGATCCTGTTCGATCCCGGTGAGGGCACCCAGCGGCAGATGCTGCTGGCCGGCGTCTCGGCCACCGACGTCACCCGGATCTGCGTCACCCATTTTCATGGCGATCATTGTCTCGGCCTGCCCGGGGTGATCCAGCGGCTCTCCCTGGACCGCGTACCGCACCCGGTGGCCGCACACTTTCCCGCCTCGGGTGCCGACTACTTCGCGGCGCTTCGGCACGCCAGTTCCTTCTACGAGACCGCCGATCTGCGTCCCGAGCCGGTCGACGGGGACGTACAGGTGATCGGAACCCCGGTGGGCCGGTTGGAGGCCCGCCGGCTGCGGCACCCGGTCGAGGCGTACGGCTACCGCCTGGTCGAGCCGGACACCCGGCGGCTGCTGCCGGACCGGCTGGCGGCGTACGGCCTCGCCGGGCCGGCCGTCGGTGAGTTGAAGGCCGCCGGCCACCTGGACCTCGGCGGGCGCCGGGTGACCCTGGCCGAGGTGAGCGTGTCCCGGCCGGGCCAGGTGTTCGCGTTCGTGATGGACACCGGGCTCTGCGACAACGTGTACGCGCTGGCCGAGGGCGCCGACCTGCTCGTCATCGAGTCGACCTTCCGGACCGCGGACGCGAAGCTGGCGAACGACTACGGCCACCTTACGGCCGCGCAGGCCGCCCGGGTGGCGGCCGAGTCCGGGGTACGCCGGCTGGTGCTCACCCATTTTTCGCAGCGTTACCCGGATGTCCGTGGCTTCCTCGACGAGGCGCGGGCGGAGTTTCCCGGCGACGTGTCGGTGGCGGAGGACCTGTCGCGGTTTCCGCTTCCGAGCCGACGGGTACGCTCAGCCGGATGA
- a CDS encoding helix-turn-helix transcriptional regulator, whose product MSEHQGLPARLRELRAARRMAQDRLAEAIGVSKSLVSQFESGKAIPQAGTAQRLDELFGTGTEIQEQARTAHEDLRPWMRPWHEHERRAYLLRIWEPMLIPGLLQCEPYMWAVFSAVPRNAGRIDTLMAARRERQANTINREHPTPVPVSTIIGEIALRRGPRDVLKAQLGHLADVTHQRHVKVRVVPIDGEGIHVGLSGPFHIATLPDGRRFGQMDDQLIGHPVTGAGDLGHLELAWEEIDALALPVIQSRDLILRILDEYK is encoded by the coding sequence ATGAGTGAACATCAGGGCCTGCCGGCCCGCCTGCGGGAGTTGCGCGCGGCTCGGCGGATGGCACAGGATCGCCTTGCCGAGGCGATCGGCGTATCGAAATCCCTGGTCTCGCAGTTCGAGTCTGGAAAGGCGATACCGCAGGCCGGCACTGCGCAGCGCCTTGACGAGCTGTTCGGGACGGGCACCGAGATCCAGGAGCAGGCCCGCACGGCCCACGAGGACCTGCGTCCGTGGATGCGCCCGTGGCACGAGCACGAGCGGCGCGCGTACCTGCTTCGTATCTGGGAGCCGATGTTGATCCCCGGACTGCTGCAATGCGAGCCCTACATGTGGGCCGTCTTCTCGGCGGTGCCGCGCAACGCCGGCCGGATCGACACCCTGATGGCCGCCCGTCGCGAGCGGCAGGCGAACACCATCAACCGGGAGCATCCCACCCCCGTTCCTGTCTCCACCATCATCGGCGAGATCGCCCTGCGCCGTGGCCCGAGGGACGTTCTGAAGGCCCAGCTCGGGCACCTGGCCGACGTCACCCACCAGCGGCACGTCAAGGTCCGTGTGGTGCCGATCGACGGCGAGGGGATCCACGTCGGTCTCTCCGGCCCGTTCCACATAGCCACGCTGCCGGACGGTCGCCGGTTCGGTCAGATGGATGACCAGTTGATCGGTCACCCGGTGACCGGCGCTGGCGACCTGGGACACTTGGAACTAGCGTGGGAAGAGATCGACGCCCTCGCGCTGCCCGTGATCCAGTCCAGGGACCTTATCTTGAGGATTCTCGATGAGTACAAGTGA